TCTCCCGCCTTGAGCGGGGGGAATCTGTCAGCGTCGATATAGCGCTGCGCGCGCTATCGGAGTGCGGGATCGCACTCGCGCTGGTGCCGAAGTTTTCCCGCGTGGCGGTGATCGATGGCACGTAAGGCACTTGACGTTTGGTTGTACGGCGTGCGCATCGCGAGGCTGACCGAGCCACGCCGATTCCGCCTGCATTTGGAATTCACCGAGGAGGCGCTCGACACATTCGGCGAAGGGAGTCGAGTCCTCTCTTTGGCTTTGCCCATATCACCCCAACCAATCCGGGACAGGAACGGCGCGTTGCAGGTGTCGGCGTTCATCGAAGGTCTTCTGCCGGAGGGCAACCTGCGCCGTCACATCGCCACAGAAGCCGGCGTACCCGTCAACGACACGATGACGCTATTAGAACGGGTCGGCGCCGAATGTGCCGGCGCTGTCCAGATTCTCGCCGCGGAAGCAAAGCCCAGTGCCGGTCGAGTCCGCCGGTTGACCAAGCAGGAGGTCGACAGTCTTATCGCGGACCTGCCGACCTACCACCTCCCCGAGGGCACCACACCACAGGCATCGCTGGCCGGCATTCAGGACAAAGTGCTGTTGGTAGCTCTCCCCGACGGAGGATGGGGCTGGCCCGAAGCGGGCGCGGCCTCGACGCACATCATCAAGCCCGAGCCAGTGGGCGGCGCGGTGAAGCATCTCATCCAGACGGAGGACTGGGCGCTACGGGTGGCGCGGGGAACGGGCATAACCGCTGCGGAGTCGCGTTTAGAGCGGTTCGAAGGGCGCGAGGCGATTGTCGTTGTCCGCTATGACCGAAGCCCTGAAGGCTACCGCCTGCATCAGGAGGATTTCTGTCAGGCGCTGGGTCTCGATCCTCAGGCCAAGTACGAAAGCACCAGCGAAGCAGCACGTTTGGGCTCGAGGCTCCGTCGCATAGCGCGCCTGGCCGCACCCAGGGCGCTGGACCCCGATGGGTTTCGGTTGATGTTGCTGCAGGCTGTGACGTTTAACGTGGTGATCGGTAACGCTGACGCGCACTCCAAAAACTATTCGGTGATGATCAGCCGCGATGGCAGTGTTTCGCTGGCCCCGCTCTACGATGCCGCGCCGGTGATGTACCTGGACCCCGCATTCAAAAGCACGGGCCATGTGATCAACGGTAAGACCAGGATCGACAACATCAATGTCGATGACCTGGCCGCCGAAGCCGCATCCTGGGGCATGGGGGTGCGGCGAGCACGTGCGGTGGTGCAGTCATGCATGGAGCGCGTGTACGGCTCGGTCGGACGCGTCCCACTTCCACCGGGAGCCGAGTCGGTCAAGTCAAACCTCGATCAAATGTGGACCCGCTGCTCGTGGCCGACAGCGTCTTTGACGTCTGGAGATTCCGACTCCACCTTGGACGACACCTGCCCGTAAAAGCCGCCGCATTTCGGTACGCGTCCCGACTTCCCGGGTCCGGGTTCGTTTTTACCGAACC
This genomic interval from Mycobacterium sp. SMC-2 contains the following:
- a CDS encoding type II toxin-antitoxin system HipA family toxin, whose protein sequence is MARKALDVWLYGVRIARLTEPRRFRLHLEFTEEALDTFGEGSRVLSLALPISPQPIRDRNGALQVSAFIEGLLPEGNLRRHIATEAGVPVNDTMTLLERVGAECAGAVQILAAEAKPSAGRVRRLTKQEVDSLIADLPTYHLPEGTTPQASLAGIQDKVLLVALPDGGWGWPEAGAASTHIIKPEPVGGAVKHLIQTEDWALRVARGTGITAAESRLERFEGREAIVVVRYDRSPEGYRLHQEDFCQALGLDPQAKYESTSEAARLGSRLRRIARLAAPRALDPDGFRLMLLQAVTFNVVIGNADAHSKNYSVMISRDGSVSLAPLYDAAPVMYLDPAFKSTGHVINGKTRIDNINVDDLAAEAASWGMGVRRARAVVQSCMERVYGSVGRVPLPPGAESVKSNLDQMWTRCSWPTASLTSGDSDSTLDDTCP